DNA from Nocardioides seonyuensis:
ATCGAAGGAGTCATCTATTCGCTGGTGGAAGAGCTTCGCCTGCAGTTGCTGGAGGTCGGGTCATGACAAATCATTTCCAAAATGTGCTGGGGGCAGCGATCCGGTCCATCGACGAGACCATCGTGCCTGCGATCGATCCGGACCATCCGTTGGCGCTTGAGCAGGCGAAGATCATCTCTTCCGCTCTGGGGCACATCAGGGAATCCCTGGATTCTGCCTATCAGTATGACAAGGTGCAGCTCAAGCTGTCCCTCGATCTGTTGACTCAGGTTCTCGAGCAAGGCTTTCCGGACGGTTCCACGATTCCATCCCTCGAGGCGGTCATCGACTCCGGCGCCCGGGTGCTCGCCGACGGTCCATCCAGCCAGGAGGAGTTTCGTACTCTGGCGGTGGCCGCGAATCGTGGGGTTTCCGCTGTGATCCGCGCGGCAGGCGAGGTGGAATCGGAGGAGGCTCGAAGGCTCGAGGCGACCGTTGTGCGACAGGCCCAGGACAGTGTGGCGCTGTCTCGGTCGTGGTTCCGAGTGTGTGGCTGGGAAGTCGACCCCAGCCAAGTGCTTCCGCTCTCTGACGCGCTGAACCGCCTGGAGCACGGAAGTTGATGGTGACGACGCTCGGCCGGTTAGCCGGCCTTCCGGCCAGAGCATTAGCCGCGGGCTCGGACCCGCAGGACAGGGTTGGCTGCGCATATCCCCGGCAGATCCCTACTCGTTTCTCTTCTGGAGGTCACCATGTACGGCATGGTCGTGTTCAGTGGCGGTCACGGACGTGACCGCTTCGACAGGGCAGGCGAAGTGGTACGGCGCGCTGAGGAGGCTGGGTTCGATGCCGTGTGGACGGGTGAGCTCTACAACCGCTCCGCGACGATTCCGATGGCCAACATGGCCCTGTCCTCATCGCGCGTACGGATTGGGAGCAACATCGCCTACGGCGTCGGTCGGAGCCCCCTCATCTGGGCCGCGGAGGCGCGCGACCTCGATGAGTTGTCGGAAGGGCGGCTGACACTTGGACTGGGGAACGGCACCGCGGGGATGATGGAGAACTGGCACGGCGTGAGCGGCGAGGCGCCCGCCTTGCGCATGGAGGAGTTCATCGACGTATTCCGCAAGTTGTGGCGCCTCCATGAGGGGCCGGTCCACCACGAAGGCCGTTTCTACAACGTGCATCTAACGACCACGGCCGACACTCTGCCACCTATTCAGGGTCACCTTCCCATCTGGATCGCCGGCATCGGACCCCGCATGGTCCTGGCAGCTGGAAAGAAGGCCGATGGCCTGGTGGGGCACCCGATGTTCACAGGGAGATACGTTCAGGAGGTCATCCGACCCCAGCTGCAGAAGGGCGCCGTCTCGGCTGAGCGTGACCCCGACGATCTGGCGGTCATGGGCATCCTGATGTGCGGCATCGGGGAGGACCAGGAGGCAGAACGACGCCGGATGGCCTACTCGATCGCCCAGTACGCCGCCTCCAAGGTGTACGACGGACTCTTCGAGATGCACGGCTGGGGTGCGGCGCAGCTCCAGATCCGGGAGGCGGCCCGGCAACGCGACACGGACGCCATGATCGCGGCAGTGCCAGATGAGGCCATCGACGCGATCGGCGTGGTGTGTAAGCCGGCGGAGCTCCGCGAGCGGGTGGCCGAGCACGCCAAGGACTACGACCACCTCGCCCTCGTGACCATGCCCTGGGGGCTCAACGGTGACGAGGCCGAGGTGGCCACGCTCCAGATCATCGAGCACATGCGCTGATCGCCAATACGCGCTATTTTTTGGTCTGACCACTTGTAAGGTCCGCACTTTTGGCTCTAGAGTGGAGCGCACGTGATACAGGTCACGGAGAGCGACGAAAGGTCAGATGATGAACCGACGAACGATGCGGCGGGTCTTCACTGCCGGAGTGGGGCTGGCTCTCGCCATCCCCTTGGCGGCGTGTGGCAGCGACGGTGGTGACGGCGGCAGCGATGGTGAGTCGTTCGAGTTCACCGTGCAGTCCGTCTACGGCCCCGAGGCCGAGCAGACCAAGGCGCTGCTGGAGTGGACGGAAGCGATCACCGAGGACACCGACGGCAATGTCACGTTCGAGTTCGCCTATGGCCCCACCTTGGCTCCGTTGGCTGAGGTGGAGGAGGCGATGAGCTCCGGACTGGTCGACATCGCCTTGGGTCTGCCCAGCTACAGCCCGGAGAAGTTCCCGATCAACTCGGTGCTGCCCGAGCTCGCACACCTGGTCGATGCTTCTCCAGTCCTCGGAACTCTTCAGATGGGTTCATTCATGGAGACCGGATTCGACAAGGACGTGGTCGGCGAGATCGAGGCCCTGGGGCTCAAGACCCTCATGCCGATGTGGGGCTATCTGAACGAGTACACGCTGATCTGCAAGGACAAGCCCGTGTCGTCGCTGGCGGAGGCGAAGGGGCGCAAGGTGCGGGTGCCCGGGACGATCTGGGCGAACGAGGTCGAGGCACTGGGTATGGAGCCTGTGTTCCTCCCGTCCGATGAGCAGTTCGACGCTTACCAGCGAGGAATGTTCGACTGCATCGTCCAGAACTGGGGCGACATGGTCCACACAGGTCTCCTGCAAGAGTCCAACTACCTGATGACCGACCCCGAGGTCGGGCTGACGGGTTGGGCGTCCCTGCACCTAAGCATGGGTCAGGACCAGTGGGACTCGATGCCGCTGGACTACCAGCAGGCGTTCTGGGACAACCTCAGCAAGCACAACGAGCGGTTCGTCCAGTCGGGCTTCATCAATAGCAAGAACGCGGATGCTGTGGTGGAGGAGAAGGGCATCGAGATCGTCGAGTTCGAGGACGATCTGCGAGAGGCGCTGCGCGAGTACCAAGCCGCCAACGTGGAGTCGGTCAAGGAACGCCTCGACGGACTTGTCGAGGACCCCGATGCCCTCGTGGACGGTCTGGTCGAGGACGTCGAGGAATGGAAGTCCGTCTTGACTGACGACCTCGACATGGGGGAGTACGAGCAGTACGGGACTTGGGCCGAGTGGATGCAGGCGGAGGGCGACGGTGAGGTCGACGTCTCCGCGTGGTCCGACTACCTCCAGGAGAACATCTACGGCCCGCGGCGCCCGGAGTAGACCCGGATTCCGGCAGTCAATGTCATCGCATCAGGTGTGGGTCGGTGGTGGATCACCGGCCCACACCTGACCGATCCACCTGGAAGGAAGTCCGCCATGAGCCTGGTCAGGATCACCACGGTCGTCGACCGCATGACCTACGAGCTCGCCCGGGCGATCGGCGTCGTCGCCATGCTCGGTTTCATCGTTCACATCAGCGTGGATGTATTCGTGCGCGCCACTGCGGGTCAGAGCTGGCGCTCCACGCTCGACTTCACCGCCTTCTGGTACATGCCACTCCTCGTCTTCGCAGGATTCGCCG
Protein-coding regions in this window:
- a CDS encoding LLM class flavin-dependent oxidoreductase; this translates as MVVFSGGHGRDRFDRAGEVVRRAEEAGFDAVWTGELYNRSATIPMANMALSSSRVRIGSNIAYGVGRSPLIWAAEARDLDELSEGRLTLGLGNGTAGMMENWHGVSGEAPALRMEEFIDVFRKLWRLHEGPVHHEGRFYNVHLTTTADTLPPIQGHLPIWIAGIGPRMVLAAGKKADGLVGHPMFTGRYVQEVIRPQLQKGAVSAERDPDDLAVMGILMCGIGEDQEAERRRMAYSIAQYAASKVYDGLFEMHGWGAAQLQIREAARQRDTDAMIAAVPDEAIDAIGVVCKPAELRERVAEHAKDYDHLALVTMPWGLNGDEAEVATLQIIEHMR